A portion of the Cyanobium sp. PCC 7001 genome contains these proteins:
- a CDS encoding NfeD family protein — MALASLIWLAVGLGLLAIEWLGAEFDGLLEAAVAALVVSVLSALLPWPPLLQVAAFAVLSGLGLLALRGWERRSRERSIPASSRSQRAEVIGGFDGSPEGRVRWQGQSWAAICLEAGAPLPPGSAVTVMGRDGNHLQVLPDARGTGAAGH, encoded by the coding sequence ATGGCCCTGGCGTCCCTGATCTGGCTGGCGGTGGGTCTGGGCCTGCTGGCGATCGAATGGCTCGGGGCCGAATTCGACGGCCTGCTGGAAGCGGCGGTGGCGGCTCTGGTGGTGTCGGTGCTCAGTGCCTTGCTGCCCTGGCCGCCGCTGCTGCAGGTGGCGGCCTTTGCCGTGCTGAGCGGCCTGGGGCTCCTGGCCCTGCGGGGCTGGGAGCGGCGCAGCCGGGAGCGGTCGATTCCCGCCAGCAGCCGCAGCCAGCGGGCCGAGGTGATCGGTGGCTTCGACGGCAGCCCGGAGGGACGGGTGCGCTGGCAGGGCCAGAGCTGGGCCGCCATCTGCCTGGAGGCCGGCGCCCCGCTGCCGCCCGGCTCCGCCGTGACGGTGATGGGACGGGACGGCAACCATCTGCAGGTGCTGCCGGACGCCCGCGGCACCGGCGCTGCAGGACACTGA
- a CDS encoding SPFH domain-containing protein, giving the protein METLFGLPALVVMAFLGVNSIKVTSGGQSRLVERLGKYDRQLQPGLSFVLPVVEKVVSHESLKERVLDIPPQQCITRDNVSIEVDAVVYWQLLEHARAYYAVDNLQAAMVNLVLTQIRAEMGKLDLDQTFTTRQEVNEALLRELDQATDPWGVKVTRVELRDIHPSAGVQQAMEQQMTAEREKRAAILRSEGVRDSELNAARGRAQALLLQAEAEAKEQTLQAEAKAAAATRLAEAIEANPAAAEALRLLLASEWMAMGQEMARAQGGSVLMVDPQSPASLLAALKGLQKGQT; this is encoded by the coding sequence ATGGAAACCCTGTTCGGTCTGCCGGCCCTGGTGGTGATGGCGTTCCTCGGGGTGAACAGCATCAAGGTCACCAGTGGTGGTCAGTCGCGGCTGGTGGAGCGGCTCGGCAAGTACGACCGCCAGCTGCAGCCGGGTCTCTCCTTCGTGCTGCCGGTGGTGGAGAAGGTGGTGAGCCATGAATCCCTCAAGGAGCGGGTGCTCGACATTCCCCCGCAGCAGTGCATCACCCGCGACAACGTGTCGATCGAGGTGGATGCGGTGGTGTACTGGCAGCTGCTGGAGCACGCCCGCGCCTACTACGCCGTGGACAACCTGCAGGCGGCGATGGTGAACCTGGTGCTCACCCAGATCCGCGCCGAGATGGGCAAGCTCGACCTCGACCAGACCTTCACCACCCGCCAGGAGGTGAACGAGGCCCTGCTGCGCGAGCTGGATCAGGCCACCGACCCCTGGGGCGTGAAGGTGACCCGGGTGGAGCTGCGGGACATCCACCCTTCGGCCGGCGTGCAGCAGGCGATGGAGCAGCAGATGACCGCCGAGCGGGAGAAGCGGGCCGCCATCCTGCGGTCGGAGGGGGTGCGCGACAGCGAGCTCAATGCCGCCCGCGGCCGGGCCCAGGCGCTGCTGCTTCAGGCCGAGGCGGAGGCCAAGGAGCAGACCCTGCAGGCGGAGGCCAAGGCCGCGGCCGCCACCCGGCTGGCCGAGGCGATCGAGGCCAATCCCGCCGCGGCCGAAGCCCTGAGGCTGCTGCTGGCCAGTGAGTGGATGGCGATGGGCCAGGAGATGGCCCGGGCCCAGGGGGGCAGCGTGCTGATGGTGGACCCCCAGAGCCCGGCATCGCTGCTGGCGGCCCTGAAGGGGCTGCAGAAGGGCCAGACTTGA
- a CDS encoding YbjQ family protein, which produces MLITTTPSLEGRSIQRYLGPVHGEAILGANIFRDLLASVRDVVGGRARAYEKALQQARQEAMEELARRAELLGADAVVGLQLDTEVLGQSGGMLMVCAVGTAVRLDAEAGSALPLPPPPLPPQA; this is translated from the coding sequence ATGCTGATCACCACCACCCCCAGCCTCGAGGGCCGGAGCATCCAGCGCTACCTGGGTCCGGTGCACGGCGAGGCGATCCTGGGCGCCAACATCTTTCGCGACCTGCTCGCCTCGGTGCGCGATGTGGTGGGCGGCCGGGCCCGGGCCTACGAGAAGGCGCTCCAGCAGGCCCGCCAGGAGGCCATGGAGGAGCTGGCCCGCAGGGCCGAGCTGCTCGGCGCCGACGCCGTCGTGGGCCTGCAGCTCGATACCGAGGTGCTGGGCCAGTCGGGCGGGATGCTGATGGTGTGCGCGGTCGGCACGGCGGTGCGGCTGGACGCGGAGGCAGGCAGCGCCCTGCCCCTGCCTCCGCCGCCCCTGCCGCCCCAGGCCTGA
- the trmD gene encoding tRNA (guanosine(37)-N1)-methyltransferase TrmD, which produces MRLDVVSLTPEAFTPLLSLGVIGRAFAAGIAELHVHNPRDHATDRYRKVDDQPYGGGAGMVLKPEPVFAAVEAIPVLPRRRVLLMSPQGQPLRQADLRRWASEADQLVFLCGHYEGFDERIRSLADEEVSIGDFVLTGGELPAAVIINGVVRLLPGTVGTAACLQEESHSTLLLEHPHYTRPASFRGLEVPAVLRSGDHGAVARWRQEQQRQRTAERRPDLYARWQGEQEAGPSAGSPPPC; this is translated from the coding sequence ATGCGGCTGGACGTGGTGAGCCTCACGCCCGAGGCCTTCACCCCGCTGCTGAGCCTTGGGGTGATCGGGCGTGCCTTCGCCGCCGGCATCGCCGAGCTGCATGTGCACAATCCCCGCGATCACGCCACAGACCGCTACCGCAAGGTGGATGACCAGCCCTATGGCGGCGGCGCCGGCATGGTGCTCAAGCCCGAGCCGGTGTTCGCCGCGGTGGAGGCGATTCCGGTGCTGCCCAGGCGCCGGGTGCTGCTGATGAGCCCCCAGGGGCAACCACTGCGCCAGGCCGACCTGCGCCGCTGGGCCAGCGAGGCCGACCAGCTGGTGTTCCTCTGCGGCCACTACGAGGGCTTCGATGAACGCATCCGCTCCCTGGCCGACGAGGAGGTGTCGATCGGTGACTTCGTGCTCACCGGAGGCGAGCTGCCGGCCGCCGTGATCATCAACGGCGTGGTGCGGCTGCTGCCGGGCACGGTGGGCACCGCGGCATGCCTTCAGGAGGAGAGCCACAGCACCCTGCTGCTGGAGCATCCCCACTACACCCGGCCGGCCAGCTTCCGGGGCCTGGAGGTGCCGGCCGTGCTGCGCAGCGGCGACCACGGCGCCGTGGCCCGCTGGCGCCAGGAGCAGCAGCGGCAGCGCACCGCCGAACGTCGCCCGGATCTCTACGCCCGCTGGCAGGGGGAGCAGGAGGCTGGCCCATCTGCAGGCAGTCCCCCACCATGCTGA
- a CDS encoding phycobiliprotein lyase: MSDTPAFPPEEIGAFLRFCAGEWMSLRSEFALGAIEAQANGGEDGTALGDETAQSDETVQGDEWHSSERGELLVTFLEPAGGHGPGGLRVGPKNSPQRDLHFRPDGRFSSGEAGTPAGAAPLEGDWELWPDGSLELRLEQEGREVRERIWFTKPNLRLRSTVERQGDGSPGRASFSSEIRRVSRPATGS; this comes from the coding sequence ATGAGCGACACTCCTGCCTTTCCGCCCGAGGAGATCGGGGCCTTCCTGCGCTTCTGCGCCGGGGAGTGGATGAGTCTGCGCAGCGAATTCGCCCTGGGGGCGATCGAGGCGCAAGCCAACGGGGGCGAGGACGGCACGGCCCTAGGCGACGAAACAGCCCAGAGCGACGAAACAGTCCAGGGCGACGAATGGCACAGCAGCGAGCGGGGCGAGCTGCTGGTGACCTTCCTGGAACCCGCCGGCGGCCACGGCCCCGGTGGCCTGCGGGTGGGCCCCAAAAACAGTCCCCAGCGGGATCTTCACTTCCGCCCGGATGGGCGCTTTTCCAGCGGTGAGGCCGGCACCCCGGCCGGGGCCGCACCCCTGGAGGGCGACTGGGAGCTCTGGCCCGACGGGAGCCTTGAACTGCGGCTCGAGCAGGAGGGCCGCGAGGTGCGGGAGCGCATCTGGTTCACCAAGCCCAACCTGCGGCTGCGCAGCACGGTGGAGCGGCAGGGCGACGGCAGCCCGGGACGGGCCAGCTTCAGCTCCGAGATCCGCCGGGTGAGTCGCCCCGCCACCGGCAGCTGA
- the era gene encoding GTPase Era encodes MQSTEPPANSRSDEPAAERAGEGVLLPVPDPAESARLLGDNPAAAAFRSGFVALIGRPNVGKSTLLNQLVGQKVAITSPVAQTTRNRLRAILTTPTAQLVLLDTPGIHKPHHLLGERLVKTARGAIGEVDVVLLLVDGSQRAGRGDGFIVELLRHCRAPVHVALNKHDLVSGDQAAALAQSYRDLLGGRGDVAMPERSEPLDWPLHPVSALTGEGTAELVEALSSDLPPGPHLYPADAVSDQPEQLLMAELIREQVLSHTREEVPHSVAVSIDRVVEDGPRTAVLATVLVERSSQKGILIGKGGRMLKTIGQGARLQMEKVFSGPVYLELFVKVVPGWRRSAARLAELGYRGD; translated from the coding sequence ATGCAGTCAACCGAGCCACCCGCCAACTCCCGTTCCGACGAGCCCGCCGCCGAGCGGGCTGGGGAGGGGGTGCTGCTGCCCGTTCCCGATCCGGCCGAATCGGCCCGCCTGCTCGGCGACAACCCAGCCGCTGCAGCGTTCCGCTCCGGCTTCGTGGCCCTGATCGGTCGGCCGAACGTGGGCAAGTCCACCCTGCTCAACCAGCTGGTGGGCCAGAAGGTGGCCATCACCTCCCCGGTGGCCCAGACCACCCGCAACCGGCTGCGGGCCATCCTCACCACGCCCACGGCCCAGCTGGTGCTGCTCGACACGCCGGGCATCCACAAGCCCCACCACCTGCTCGGCGAGCGGCTGGTGAAGACGGCCCGCGGCGCCATCGGCGAGGTGGACGTGGTGCTGCTGCTGGTGGACGGCAGCCAGAGGGCCGGCCGCGGCGATGGCTTCATCGTCGAACTGCTGCGCCACTGCCGCGCCCCGGTGCACGTGGCCCTCAACAAGCACGATCTGGTGTCTGGCGATCAGGCGGCGGCCCTGGCCCAGAGCTACCGCGACCTGCTGGGCGGTCGGGGCGATGTCGCCATGCCGGAGCGAAGCGAACCCCTGGACTGGCCCCTCCACCCGGTGAGTGCCCTCACCGGCGAGGGCACCGCCGAACTGGTGGAGGCCCTGAGCAGCGACCTGCCGCCGGGCCCCCACCTCTACCCGGCCGATGCGGTGAGCGATCAGCCCGAGCAGCTGCTGATGGCGGAACTGATCCGCGAGCAGGTGCTCAGCCACACCCGCGAGGAAGTGCCCCACTCGGTGGCCGTGAGCATCGACCGGGTGGTGGAGGACGGCCCCCGCACGGCCGTGCTGGCCACCGTGCTGGTGGAGCGCTCCAGCCAGAAAGGCATCCTGATCGGCAAGGGCGGACGGATGCTGAAGACGATCGGCCAGGGTGCCCGCCTGCAGATGGAGAAGGTGTTCTCCGGGCCGGTGTATCTGGAGCTGTTCGTGAAAGTGGTGCCGGGCTGGCGCCGCAGCGCCGCCCGCCTGGCCGAGCTGGGCTACAGGGGCGATTGA
- a CDS encoding Bax inhibitor-1 family protein, which translates to MPASSNFQEAIREAQSSALVGPNVVNKALPYVGGGMVLTAGGVLGGLTLMASSPGLFMPLFWVALIGNFILFFVAQNVASKGNNSTALPLLAAYSLITGFTLSGIVAYALSVAGVGAIGTATLATGITFVVASFTGRRMSDSVGQALTGVVGLGIVGLLIAMVVQIVGSLFVPGMFGGNGFELLIAGFGTVLFIGAAFVDFYTMPRTYSDDQYLAGALGMYLTYINLFIFILRLIIALQGGGRRD; encoded by the coding sequence ATGCCGGCCAGCAGCAATTTTCAGGAGGCCATCCGCGAGGCGCAATCCAGCGCCCTCGTGGGGCCCAACGTGGTCAACAAGGCCCTGCCCTACGTGGGTGGAGGCATGGTGCTCACCGCCGGCGGCGTGCTGGGCGGCCTCACCCTCATGGCCAGCAGCCCCGGGCTGTTCATGCCCCTGTTCTGGGTGGCCCTGATCGGCAACTTCATCCTCTTCTTCGTGGCCCAGAACGTGGCCAGCAAGGGGAACAACAGCACTGCGCTGCCCCTGCTCGCCGCCTACAGCCTGATCACCGGCTTCACCCTCAGCGGCATCGTGGCCTACGCCCTCAGCGTGGCGGGTGTCGGCGCCATCGGCACCGCCACCCTGGCCACGGGCATCACCTTCGTGGTGGCGTCGTTCACCGGCCGCCGCATGAGCGACAGCGTCGGTCAGGCCCTCACCGGCGTGGTGGGTCTGGGGATCGTCGGCCTGCTGATCGCCATGGTGGTGCAGATCGTGGGCAGCCTGTTCGTGCCTGGCATGTTCGGCGGCAACGGCTTCGAGCTGCTGATCGCCGGCTTCGGCACCGTGCTGTTCATCGGTGCCGCCTTCGTGGACTTCTACACGATGCCCCGCACCTACAGCGACGACCAGTACCTGGCCGGAGCCCTGGGGATGTACCTCACGTACATCAACCTGTTCATCTTCATCCTGCGCCTGATCATCGCCCTGCAGGGCGGTGGTCGTCGCGACTGA
- a CDS encoding PhoH family protein: protein MSSSATADPGGRSSTSIALPNSAAALALAGPAEATLRQVEALTGASLVLRGLDLWIAARPRQLQRATALVEMLRPLWDQGQAIGPVDLQTALQALDTDRGEEHRALGEHVLARSQSGQLLRPRTLRQKTYVEAMERHDLTLALGPAGTGKTFLATVLAVRMLNERKVQRLILTRPAVEAGERLGFLPGDLQQKVDPYLRPLYDALHALLGAERTSALLEKGVIEVAPLAYMRGRTLADAFVILDEAQNTTSAQMRMVLTRLGENSRMVVTGDPTQLDLPPGVTSGLNEAAEVLEGVEGVAICRLSAADVVRHPLVQRLVTAYAQRDARRQPRRP, encoded by the coding sequence TTGAGCTCCAGCGCCACCGCGGACCCTGGAGGGCGCAGCAGCACCTCCATCGCCCTGCCCAACTCCGCCGCCGCGCTGGCCCTGGCCGGCCCGGCCGAAGCCACTCTGCGCCAGGTGGAGGCCCTCACCGGTGCCTCCCTGGTCCTGCGGGGACTCGACCTCTGGATCGCCGCCCGCCCACGCCAGCTGCAGCGCGCCACGGCGCTGGTGGAAATGCTCAGGCCCCTGTGGGACCAGGGCCAGGCCATCGGACCGGTGGACCTGCAGACCGCGCTCCAGGCCCTCGACACCGACCGGGGCGAGGAGCACCGCGCCCTCGGTGAGCACGTGCTGGCCCGCAGCCAGAGCGGCCAGCTGCTGCGGCCCCGCACCCTGCGCCAGAAGACCTACGTGGAGGCCATGGAGCGCCACGACCTCACCCTGGCGCTCGGACCGGCCGGCACCGGCAAGACCTTCCTGGCCACGGTGCTGGCGGTGCGGATGCTGAATGAACGCAAGGTGCAGCGGCTGATCCTGACCCGGCCCGCCGTGGAAGCCGGCGAGCGGCTCGGCTTCCTTCCCGGCGATCTGCAGCAGAAGGTGGATCCCTACCTGCGCCCCCTCTACGACGCCCTGCACGCCCTGCTGGGGGCTGAGCGCACCTCCGCCCTGCTGGAGAAGGGGGTGATCGAGGTGGCGCCGCTGGCGTACATGCGGGGCCGCACGCTGGCGGACGCCTTCGTGATCCTGGATGAGGCCCAGAACACCACCAGCGCCCAGATGCGGATGGTGCTCACCCGGCTCGGCGAAAACTCCCGGATGGTGGTCACCGGGGATCCCACCCAGCTGGATCTGCCCCCCGGTGTCACCAGCGGCCTCAACGAAGCCGCCGAAGTGCTGGAAGGCGTGGAAGGGGTGGCCATCTGCCGGCTGAGCGCCGCCGACGTGGTGCGCCATCCCCTGGTGCAGCGCCTGGTCACCGCCTATGCCCAGCGGGACGCCCGCCGCCAGCCCAGGCGCCCCTGA
- the rpsP gene encoding 30S ribosomal protein S16 — MIKLRLKRFGKKREASFRLVATNSTSRRDGRPLEELGFYNPRTKETRLNTEAIRARLAQGAQPTDTVLTLLERGGLVEKTVRASVTAGQAKQAAARDAAAKQAAREAAQAKAAAEAEAAASKAAEEAAAAEPAAEA; from the coding sequence ATGATCAAGCTCCGCCTGAAGCGGTTCGGCAAGAAGCGGGAAGCGAGCTTCCGCCTGGTGGCCACCAACAGCACCTCCCGCCGGGATGGGCGTCCGCTCGAGGAGCTGGGCTTCTACAACCCCCGCACCAAGGAAACGCGGCTGAACACCGAGGCCATCCGTGCCCGGCTGGCCCAGGGCGCCCAGCCCACCGACACGGTGCTCACCCTGCTCGAGCGGGGTGGCCTGGTGGAGAAGACCGTGCGCGCCTCGGTGACGGCAGGTCAGGCCAAGCAGGCCGCGGCCCGCGACGCTGCCGCCAAGCAGGCGGCCAGGGAAGCGGCCCAGGCCAAGGCCGCCGCTGAGGCTGAAGCTGCAGCGAGCAAGGCGGCTGAGGAGGCTGCGGCCGCCGAGCCCGCTGCCGAGGCTTGA
- the ffh gene encoding signal recognition particle protein: protein MFDELSQRFEDAVKNLRGQGAISESNVEGALKDVRRALLEADVSLPVVKDFVDEVRRKAVGAEVVRGISPDQKFIQVVHEQLVDTMGGENAPLAAGGKPGEPSVVLMAGLQGAGKTTATAKLGLHLKEQGRRALLVGADVYRPAAIEQLRTLGGQIGVEVFSLGTEARPEDIAAAGVEKAREEGFDTVLVDTAGRLQIDTSMMEEMVRIREAVQPDEVLLVVDSMIGQEAAELTRAFHEQVGITGAVLTKLDGDSRGGAALSIRKVSGAPIKFIGTGEKVEALQPFHPERMASRILGMGDVLTLVEKAQKEVELADVARMQQKLQEASFDFSDFVQQMRLIKRMGSLGGLMKMIPGMNKIDDGMLKQGEQQLGKIESMISSMTAAERENPDLLALMPSRRRRIAKGSGHTPAEVDKVLADFQRMRGFMQQMTKGGGMPGMPGMGGMPGMGGGFPGMGGFPGMPGMGGPAGAGGRGGGSRKANRPPKKRKGFGEL from the coding sequence ATGTTCGACGAGCTTTCCCAGCGGTTTGAAGACGCCGTCAAGAACCTGCGCGGCCAGGGGGCGATCAGCGAGAGCAATGTCGAAGGCGCCCTGAAGGATGTGCGCCGGGCCCTTCTGGAGGCGGACGTGAGCCTGCCGGTGGTGAAGGACTTCGTGGACGAGGTGCGCCGCAAGGCCGTCGGCGCCGAGGTGGTGCGTGGCATCAGCCCGGATCAGAAGTTCATCCAGGTGGTGCATGAGCAGCTCGTCGACACCATGGGGGGCGAGAACGCGCCGCTGGCGGCGGGGGGCAAGCCCGGCGAGCCCTCGGTGGTGCTGATGGCCGGCCTGCAGGGCGCCGGCAAGACCACCGCCACCGCCAAGCTGGGCCTCCATCTCAAGGAACAGGGCCGCCGGGCCCTGCTGGTGGGGGCCGACGTCTACCGGCCGGCGGCCATCGAGCAGCTCAGGACTCTGGGAGGGCAGATCGGAGTGGAGGTGTTCAGCCTCGGCACCGAAGCCAGACCGGAGGACATCGCCGCCGCCGGAGTGGAGAAAGCCCGGGAGGAGGGCTTCGACACGGTGCTGGTGGACACCGCCGGCCGGCTCCAGATCGACACCTCGATGATGGAGGAGATGGTGCGGATCCGGGAGGCCGTGCAGCCCGATGAGGTGCTGCTGGTGGTGGATTCGATGATCGGCCAGGAGGCCGCCGAACTCACCCGTGCCTTCCACGAGCAGGTGGGCATCACCGGCGCCGTGCTCACCAAGCTCGACGGCGACTCCCGCGGTGGCGCCGCCCTCTCCATCCGCAAGGTGAGCGGCGCCCCGATCAAGTTCATCGGCACCGGCGAGAAGGTGGAAGCGCTGCAGCCGTTCCACCCCGAGCGGATGGCCAGCCGCATCCTCGGCATGGGCGATGTGCTCACGCTGGTGGAGAAGGCGCAGAAGGAGGTGGAGCTGGCCGATGTGGCGCGGATGCAGCAGAAGCTTCAGGAGGCCAGCTTCGACTTCTCCGACTTCGTGCAGCAGATGCGGCTGATCAAGCGGATGGGGTCCCTGGGGGGCCTGATGAAGATGATCCCGGGGATGAACAAGATCGACGACGGCATGCTCAAGCAGGGGGAGCAGCAGCTCGGAAAGATCGAGTCGATGATCAGCTCGATGACCGCCGCCGAGCGGGAGAATCCCGACCTGCTGGCTTTGATGCCGTCGCGACGGCGCCGCATCGCCAAGGGGAGCGGCCACACCCCCGCCGAGGTGGACAAGGTGCTGGCCGATTTTCAGCGCATGCGGGGCTTCATGCAGCAGATGACCAAAGGCGGCGGCATGCCGGGGATGCCCGGGATGGGGGGCATGCCCGGGATGGGCGGCGGATTCCCCGGCATGGGCGGCTTTCCCGGCATGCCGGGGATGGGCGGTCCGGCGGGCGCTGGCGGCCGCGGTGGTGGAAGCCGCAAGGCCAACAGGCCGCCCAAGAAGCGGAAGGGCTTCGGCGAGCTCTGA
- a CDS encoding ARC6/PARC6 family protein, with amino-acid sequence MELPIDHFRLLGVSPTTDAQTVLRTLEQRLNRPPDHGFTPETLQARESLLRLSADLLTDSARREAYESELTALATSGTPLQAGLEIPTSRELGGLLLLLEADQPLECFNLARRGLQPPQAPTLGSGRETDLSLLAGLACLAGGEELQRHRRYEAAAHTLREGLQLLQRMGQHPHLRQQISDELRRLRPFRVLDLLSRSLAAADERAEGVTLLEELVRERGGLEGRDDPTLTPEEFQAFFKQIRAYLTVQEQVDLFSRWADNSPAADFLASTALTASGFAQRKPDRIAAAMQRLEATGQEGVQPLLACLHLLLGQVEAAQHAFRQGASPELQEWAEQQSSDPLAQLCAYCTDWLARDVLPGYRDLEADPDLEAYFADRDVQAYINRLAPPPLPSSGPEASPFPETWTLDRDDPGGVPPFTSQVWSSTEELTGAGSGGGSEAESGAESENELLDDDEPWIGGWWPRRWRLPEFPELPWPPPLVPRQWRITAAATAILLAGGAWLLLRPQPQATPIPVEPSPDAEAPQPPASGSPDAAAGTPAPGGTSPSAAQATVPLTTAAPTEADLQGLLETWLAAKAAVLAGQPGPLPLEQLARPVQIDRLQQERRQDEAQQQTQRVEAKVEGLTIEARSSGRIAVLATISYRDQRLDAEGKPTESSAALTLRNRYVFGRDGEAWRLASFGPVR; translated from the coding sequence TTGGAACTGCCGATCGATCACTTCCGGTTGCTCGGTGTTAGCCCGACCACGGATGCCCAGACCGTTCTCCGGACCCTGGAGCAGCGGCTCAACCGTCCGCCTGACCACGGGTTCACCCCCGAGACCCTGCAGGCCCGGGAATCGTTGCTGCGGCTGAGCGCCGATCTGCTCACCGACAGCGCCAGGCGCGAGGCCTACGAATCTGAGCTCACGGCCCTGGCCACCAGTGGCACGCCCCTCCAGGCCGGCCTGGAGATCCCCACCAGCCGGGAACTCGGCGGGCTGCTGCTCCTGCTGGAGGCGGATCAGCCCCTGGAGTGCTTCAACCTGGCGCGGCGGGGCCTCCAACCTCCCCAGGCGCCCACCCTCGGCAGTGGTCGCGAGACCGATCTGAGCCTGCTGGCGGGCCTGGCCTGCCTGGCCGGCGGGGAAGAACTGCAGCGCCACCGCCGCTACGAAGCTGCCGCCCACACCCTGCGGGAAGGCCTGCAGCTGCTGCAGCGGATGGGGCAGCATCCGCATCTGCGCCAGCAGATCAGCGACGAGCTCCGGCGGCTTCGGCCCTTCCGGGTGCTGGACCTGCTCAGCCGCAGCCTGGCAGCCGCCGATGAACGGGCCGAAGGCGTCACCCTGCTCGAGGAACTGGTGCGGGAGCGGGGCGGTCTGGAAGGCCGCGACGACCCCACCCTCACGCCGGAGGAGTTCCAGGCCTTCTTCAAGCAGATCCGGGCTTACCTCACCGTGCAGGAGCAGGTGGATCTGTTCAGCCGCTGGGCCGACAACTCCCCGGCTGCCGATTTCCTCGCCAGCACGGCCCTCACCGCCTCGGGGTTCGCCCAGCGGAAACCGGATCGCATCGCCGCAGCCATGCAGCGGCTGGAGGCCACGGGCCAGGAGGGGGTGCAACCGTTGCTGGCCTGTCTTCATCTGCTCCTGGGGCAGGTGGAGGCGGCCCAGCACGCCTTCCGGCAGGGGGCCAGCCCGGAGCTGCAGGAGTGGGCGGAGCAGCAGAGCAGCGATCCCCTGGCTCAGCTCTGTGCCTACTGCACCGACTGGCTGGCCCGGGATGTGCTGCCCGGCTACCGCGATCTGGAGGCCGATCCCGACCTGGAGGCCTACTTCGCCGACCGCGACGTGCAGGCCTACATCAACCGCCTGGCACCGCCCCCCCTGCCGTCCTCCGGCCCGGAGGCCTCTCCCTTCCCGGAGACCTGGACCCTGGACAGGGACGATCCGGGCGGTGTGCCCCCATTCACCTCCCAGGTCTGGAGCAGCACCGAGGAGCTCACCGGGGCGGGATCCGGGGGCGGATCCGAGGCGGAATCCGGGGCCGAATCCGAGAACGAACTGCTGGACGACGACGAGCCCTGGATCGGCGGCTGGTGGCCGCGCCGCTGGCGGCTGCCGGAGTTCCCGGAGCTGCCCTGGCCGCCCCCCCTCGTCCCTCGCCAGTGGCGGATCACCGCTGCCGCCACCGCCATCCTGCTGGCCGGTGGAGCCTGGCTGCTGCTCCGCCCCCAGCCGCAAGCCACCCCGATCCCGGTGGAGCCCAGCCCTGACGCCGAGGCCCCCCAACCCCCCGCTTCAGGCAGTCCAGACGCGGCCGCCGGCACACCCGCGCCAGGCGGCACCAGCCCCTCTGCGGCGCAGGCCACCGTGCCGCTCACGACGGCCGCTCCCACCGAGGCCGACCTGCAGGGCCTGCTGGAAACCTGGCTGGCGGCCAAGGCGGCGGTGCTGGCGGGCCAGCCGGGCCCACTCCCGCTCGAGCAGCTGGCCCGTCCCGTTCAGATCGACCGGCTCCAGCAGGAACGCCGGCAGGATGAGGCCCAGCAGCAGACCCAGAGGGTCGAGGCCAAGGTGGAGGGCCTCACGATCGAGGCCCGCAGCTCCGGGCGCATCGCCGTGCTGGCGACCATCAGCTACCGCGACCAGCGCCTGGATGCCGAGGGCAAGCCGACGGAATCCAGCGCCGCCCTCACCCTCCGCAACCGCTACGTGTTCGGACGTGATGGCGAGGCCTGGCGCCTGGCGAGCTTCGGCCCCGTGCGCTGA